The following are from one region of the candidate division WOR-3 bacterium genome:
- a CDS encoding tetratricopeptide repeat protein, with product MKEEIKTDFFQNAIAKILYLYYHHKRNFLIGVSVGVVAIVALIVGLSDRGKEHPEVQLRFTEALGIYSMAQNQEEYGAAEERFLEFTRRFGRHYLAGKAYFYLGNIYYNYGDFNKAQDYFDRAHKRLKNDFVLGPGSLMGIANCYEEMQQLKKAAEIYIKVYKRYKKSQLAPEALLAAGRCYKFLGDYDRAEKIYEQALKEFEPGENAEKARAELAYLRALKNKIKS from the coding sequence ATGAAGGAAGAGATTAAAACCGATTTTTTTCAAAATGCAATTGCTAAAATCCTTTATCTTTACTATCATCACAAAAGGAACTTTTTAATTGGCGTCAGTGTTGGAGTGGTGGCAATCGTAGCTCTCATAGTCGGCCTTAGCGACCGCGGAAAAGAACATCCCGAGGTTCAATTGCGATTTACTGAAGCCCTTGGTATCTATTCCATGGCTCAAAACCAAGAGGAATACGGAGCAGCTGAAGAGCGATTTTTGGAGTTTACCCGACGATTCGGCCGTCATTATTTAGCCGGTAAGGCATATTTCTATTTAGGCAACATCTATTATAATTACGGCGATTTTAATAAAGCCCAAGACTATTTTGACCGGGCTCATAAGCGACTAAAAAATGACTTTGTGTTAGGACCAGGTTCACTTATGGGAATCGCAAACTGTTATGAGGAGATGCAGCAACTGAAAAAAGCTGCTGAAATTTATATAAAAGTCTATAAACGCTACAAGAAATCGCAACTGGCTCCGGAAGCACTACTGGCTGCTGGACGATGCTATAAGTTCTTAGGCGACTATGATCGTGCTGAAAAGATTTACGAGCAAGCCTTGAAAGAATTTGAGCCCGGAGAAAATGCTGAGAAAGCTCGAGCGGAATTGGCTTATTTACGAGCCTTAAAAAATAAGATTAAAAGCTAG
- a CDS encoding amidohydrolase, whose product MIEYPKTYLVEAQKIYTFDSENTVGVAILIDDGQVKELFTTSPPLELPKLKFSSNFVVPGFIDSHTHILLTGLQMIFPDLSGVQSITEILDLINTYRKLAQDLGFLICYNFEPEKIKENRYIHKDELDHAISQEPVIVLRSDVHSASVNSCALNMLSQTEKFNSTINPSAYQTGILKGRDFELAYKTFFLKIPHDLKLQAFRIALNAATSVGITTLVTMLGSDEDSTSCELLLENLGNFPIEVVLFYQTRDIKRVTELGLKRIGGCILIDGSFGSHTAAIFGNYNDRPETNGALYFLDQELEEFFQAAETHGLQTAVHAIGDRAIDQVLRVWEKLLKANELRHRIEHCELVNETLITRIKNLGLVVSGQPTFEHYWGGPNGLYAKRLGSRWRLTNPFATFIKDGIMVLGGSDAPITPLNPLLGIKSAVFHPNYEARISLLEAYKLFTVNGAWGIFAEDRLGQLKPNYEANFVVLEKDPLVFAENTIKAVFYRGKKLYPKN is encoded by the coding sequence ATGATTGAGTACCCCAAGACTTATCTTGTTGAGGCTCAAAAAATTTATACATTCGATAGCGAAAATACTGTTGGTGTTGCCATCTTAATCGACGATGGTCAAGTAAAAGAACTTTTTACAACTTCTCCCCCATTAGAATTACCTAAACTAAAATTTTCTTCGAATTTTGTTGTGCCAGGTTTTATTGATTCTCATACCCATATATTACTTACTGGTCTGCAAATGATATTTCCGGATCTTTCTGGTGTTCAATCGATTACTGAAATTTTAGACTTGATCAATACTTATCGAAAGCTTGCCCAAGACTTGGGATTTTTAATCTGTTATAATTTTGAACCTGAAAAAATTAAAGAAAATCGCTATATCCACAAAGATGAGCTCGACCATGCAATTTCTCAGGAACCGGTAATTGTTCTTCGTAGCGATGTGCATTCAGCATCAGTAAATAGCTGTGCCCTTAATATGCTTTCCCAAACCGAAAAGTTTAATTCAACAATAAACCCCAGCGCCTATCAGACCGGAATTCTTAAAGGTAGAGACTTTGAACTCGCTTATAAAACATTCTTTCTAAAGATTCCCCACGATCTTAAACTTCAAGCATTCAGAATAGCCTTGAATGCGGCAACTTCAGTGGGCATTACGACATTAGTTACAATGCTTGGTTCTGATGAAGATTCCACATCTTGTGAATTGCTACTTGAGAATCTAGGTAATTTTCCAATTGAGGTTGTATTGTTTTACCAAACTCGCGACATCAAAAGGGTGACAGAGTTGGGTCTAAAACGCATCGGTGGTTGTATCTTGATTGACGGTTCGTTTGGTTCACATACCGCAGCAATTTTCGGCAACTACAATGATCGACCAGAAACCAACGGAGCATTATATTTTTTAGACCAAGAGTTAGAAGAATTTTTCCAAGCAGCAGAAACTCACGGCTTACAAACCGCTGTGCATGCAATTGGTGACCGAGCAATTGACCAGGTATTAAGGGTATGGGAAAAATTATTAAAAGCTAATGAGCTAAGACATCGAATCGAACATTGCGAACTCGTAAATGAAACTCTCATTACACGCATTAAAAATTTAGGGTTAGTAGTTTCCGGTCAGCCGACTTTTGAACATTATTGGGGCGGCCCTAACGGATTATATGCCAAACGACTTGGGAGCCGGTGGCGACTCACTAATCCTTTTGCTACATTTATTAAAGATGGCATTATGGTATTGGGAGGCTCAGATGCTCCAATTACCCCGTTAAATCCGCTTTTAGGAATCAAATCAGCGGTTTTTCATCCGAATTACGAAGCCCGAATATCTTTGCTTGAGGCTTATAAACTATTTACGGTAAATGGTGCCTGGGGAATTTTTGCTGAGGATCGGCTCGGCCAGCTAAAACCTAATTATGAAGCCAATTTTGTGGTCTTAGAAAAAGACCCTTTAGTGTTTGCCGAAAATACAATAAAGGCTGTGTTTTATCGGGGTAAAAAGTTATACCCGAAAAACTAG
- the rlmD gene encoding 23S rRNA (uracil(1939)-C(5))-methyltransferase RlmD, whose amino-acid sequence MPSKSLLKLTSRQFTAKIDKLVYGGYGITNFNELKIFVPYAAPQDELKLTLVEEKKHYGIAKIEKIVKPSPVRKEPSCRYFTKCGGCDWQHLSYEGQLTAKKDIVKEIFLRLGQFNWPNSISIIPSTPFNYRNKSQFPIAEPPLRIGYFARQTHNVVDIETCQLHIPIFDQILKKIRKSIFSSQETVYNEKEHTGNLRHIILRAGINTNEVLIIFVTRERKLSQKVYKGVAEEFPHIVGICQNINSDKTNRILGPETKILYGQEYYHEKILDWTFQVSATSFFQVNTSQIPNLIRILRNYLDNNTRYVLDLYCGVGVLSIAISNLAQKIWSIEINPTAIADAQKNRQLNNTNNIEFIAQDVKNVLSDFRNQNIDTVIVDPPRKGCGTEVLQKIVMLKPQTIIYVSCNPTTFVRDLVFLNKYNYQLNDCVLIDMFPQTYHIELIAKILHHD is encoded by the coding sequence ATGCCATCGAAATCACTTCTGAAGCTAACCTCAAGACAATTTACAGCAAAAATTGATAAACTAGTATATGGCGGCTATGGTATTACAAATTTTAACGAACTAAAAATTTTTGTTCCATATGCTGCCCCACAAGATGAGTTAAAATTGACGCTGGTTGAAGAAAAAAAACATTATGGAATTGCCAAAATAGAAAAGATTGTAAAACCTTCACCAGTCCGGAAAGAACCATCCTGTCGTTATTTCACAAAATGTGGTGGTTGCGATTGGCAGCATCTTTCATATGAAGGTCAATTAACAGCTAAAAAAGATATCGTAAAAGAAATATTTTTGCGGCTTGGCCAATTTAACTGGCCGAACTCGATTTCGATTATTCCATCAACGCCGTTTAATTATCGTAATAAAAGTCAATTTCCAATTGCTGAACCTCCTCTACGAATTGGTTATTTTGCCCGGCAGACGCATAATGTTGTCGACATCGAAACTTGTCAATTACATATTCCGATTTTTGATCAGATCCTTAAAAAAATACGAAAATCAATTTTTAGTTCACAGGAAACCGTATACAACGAAAAAGAGCATACCGGCAATTTGCGGCACATAATTCTTCGGGCTGGCATTAACACTAATGAAGTATTGATAATTTTTGTAACTCGAGAACGAAAATTGTCTCAAAAAGTTTATAAAGGTGTGGCTGAAGAATTTCCGCATATTGTGGGAATTTGTCAGAATATTAATTCAGATAAAACAAATCGAATTTTAGGACCTGAAACAAAAATTCTTTATGGTCAAGAATACTATCACGAGAAAATTTTAGATTGGACATTTCAAGTTTCAGCTACTTCATTTTTTCAAGTAAATACCTCTCAAATCCCTAATTTAATAAGAATATTACGAAATTATCTAGATAATAATACCCGTTACGTCCTTGATCTTTATTGCGGAGTCGGTGTTCTGTCAATTGCCATAAGTAACCTCGCTCAAAAAATTTGGAGTATCGAAATTAATCCTACAGCAATTGCCGATGCTCAAAAAAATCGTCAATTAAATAATACGAATAATATCGAATTTATCGCTCAAGATGTAAAAAATGTCTTGAGCGATTTTCGTAATCAAAACATTGATACGGTAATTGTCGACCCGCCACGTAAAGGATGTGGTACTGAAGTCTTACAAAAAATTGTAATGTTAAAGCCCCAAACCATTATTTATGTCTCGTGTAATCCGACAACTTTTGTCCGCGATCTGGTTTTTCTTAATAAATATAATTATCAGCTAAATGACTGTGTATTAATTGATATGTTTCCTCAAACTTACCACATTGAACTAATTGCCAAAATCTTACACCATGATTGA
- a CDS encoding LptE family protein gives MKPILSSISVLSILGCGYSLRPPVLIPYKSVASPIVSNSTVKAGLEDILLEELISCIKTESNLKIVPEKDAELIIECNITNYTRTPQTYTANQDVLTYQILITAAVTIKDRTAEDGTAIFTGELSGLTSYDIIEKTEDDGIRQAARKLSQNILKKITISW, from the coding sequence ATGAAACCTATACTGAGTTCGATTAGCGTTCTATCGATTCTCGGTTGTGGCTATTCTTTACGGCCGCCGGTGCTAATACCTTACAAATCAGTAGCTTCGCCGATAGTTAGTAATTCTACGGTCAAGGCTGGTCTAGAAGATATTTTACTTGAGGAGCTAATCTCTTGTATAAAAACGGAATCAAATTTAAAAATTGTACCGGAGAAAGATGCTGAATTAATTATTGAATGCAACATTACCAATTATACTCGAACCCCCCAAACCTATACGGCTAATCAAGATGTGCTTACCTATCAAATACTTATTACGGCGGCAGTAACTATTAAGGATCGGACGGCTGAAGATGGTACGGCTATTTTTACCGGTGAACTTAGCGGACTTACTTCATATGATATTATTGAAAAAACTGAAGATGATGGTATTCGACAAGCAGCGAGAAAATTATCGCAAAATATCTTAAAAAAAATTACAATTAGTTGGTAA